The Microlunatus soli genome contains the following window.
CTGCTGCTCCGACCGGAACGTCGCTGAGTGACAAGGCGGGACCGATGACCACCCGAGCCCTGTCGGCGAGCCGTGAACGTGCCGAGGTCGCGGAGTCGCCGACACCGGCGAATCGTCCGCCCCGCCGCGGCTGGCGGGACTGGAAGAAGACGACCTGGATCTGGCTGTTCCTGCTGCCGACCGTCGTGCTGTACGGCGTCTACACGCTCTATCCGATCATCGCCAGCCTGGGCTACTCGTTGCTGGAGTGGAACGGCTTCGACGCCGACAAACGCTTCGTCGGCGTCCGGAACTATCAAGCGGTCCTGACCGATCCGCTGTTCTGGAACTCGTTCAAGATCACCCTGCTCTTCATGATCATGGTGGTGCCGGCCCGGGTGCTGCTCAGTCTGCTGCTGGCGATGGTGCTGAACTCTCCGAGGATGCCGCTGGTCGGGATCCTCCGGTCGGCGTTCTTCATCCCGGTGGTGACGACGACCGCCATCATCGGGGTGGTCATGCAGTTCATCCTGGATCCCGCCAGCGGCCCGATCAACAAGGTGCTGATCGGACTCGGCAGCGGCGGGATCAGCTTCCTCGGCGAACCCGAGTGGGCGTTGCCCACCGCTGCCGCGCTGTACGTCTGGAAGTTCTTCGGCGTCACGATGATCTACTGGCTGGCCGCACTGCAGACGATCCCGCAGGACGTCTACGAGGCAGCCCGGATCGACGGCGCCGGCACCCGCAGCCTGTTCACCGACATCACCCTGCCGATGCTCAAGCCGTTCCTGGTGATCATCACCGTGCTGACCGTCGAGGAGACCTTCCACAACTTCGACCTGATGTACACACTGACCGCCGGCGGACCGTACTTCCACACCGAGATCATCGAGATCTACATCTACCGGTGGGCGTTCGGCGCATCGGTTCCGCAGCTCGGTCATGCCTCCGCGGCCGCGGTGCTCTTCGGCGTCCTGGTGGCCGTCGTCGGAGTCCTCCAGCTGTGGGGGCTGTACGCCAGCCGTCGGATGAGGGGAGAGGCGCGATGACTGCCCAGCTCACGGCGGCGCCGCCGGCCGACACCGGTCGTCGACGTCGGTTCCTGCGGCGGCTGCCCTGGTGGATCGGCGCGGCGTTCCTGATCGGTGCGGCGGTGCTGTGGATCTTCCCGTTCATCTGGATGGTGGCGGCGTCGCTGAAGG
Protein-coding sequences here:
- a CDS encoding carbohydrate ABC transporter permease translates to MTTRALSASRERAEVAESPTPANRPPRRGWRDWKKTTWIWLFLLPTVVLYGVYTLYPIIASLGYSLLEWNGFDADKRFVGVRNYQAVLTDPLFWNSFKITLLFMIMVVPARVLLSLLLAMVLNSPRMPLVGILRSAFFIPVVTTTAIIGVVMQFILDPASGPINKVLIGLGSGGISFLGEPEWALPTAAALYVWKFFGVTMIYWLAALQTIPQDVYEAARIDGAGTRSLFTDITLPMLKPFLVIITVLTVEETFHNFDLMYTLTAGGPYFHTEIIEIYIYRWAFGASVPQLGHASAAAVLFGVLVAVVGVLQLWGLYASRRMRGEAR